Proteins encoded by one window of Candidatus Acididesulfobacter guangdongensis:
- a CDS encoding EAL domain-containing protein, producing the protein MTSMAKAFNTKTIAEFIESKEILMKLKELDIYYAQGYYIGKPSYFIDDFPKEFIL; encoded by the coding sequence ATGACCTCAATGGCAAAAGCTTTCAATACAAAAACAATTGCAGAGTTTATAGAATCTAAGGAAATATTAATGAAGCTGAAAGAACTCGATATCTATTATGCCCAAGGCTACTACATCGGAAAACCATCCTACTTTATAGACGATTTTCCTAAAGAATTTATCTTATAA
- a CDS encoding DUF445 domain-containing protein, which translates to MKLAHNNKITNTTINTAIVKNKILKNKIIANLFLLFAFLIFIISYTIHISNFWIFILQRASAAALIGGIADWFAVTALFKYPLGLHIPHTNIIKNNKEKIINSITNTVNDTWLGKNYLAAEINRIDFSDILLKIIQKDKNRNKARLYLRKLIIKFIHFTKSDRFKNFLYENINKALDKTLSDENISNNIIGKLALFIESGDSDYIYNSLINYVNNYIKTYDTDNLSKRITDLYSDEFINTIKFAGARIINENFNDGINNLSDFIISNIEENKSYLKEQIGDLIEKYKSDSAVKSIFLFVAEKTNILDIELLSNEIIAKIIDFIKEIKNNENNEVRLKIKDYIFNTLNNIDKTSQDKILNTIEMMLNANADKIKDYLINYLNKDEQKEIIKNKLSNFINAEGLNVINRFKDPLKNRLRAIIINFIGAISEYNKKYIVNKKLFKEKFDYFFILIQDEILKNHDKVNIFLKTNVVYLMKINHSTIGKLIKRNLESLDGDKLVNQIEYKIGNDLQYIRINGALVGSVIGTIIALIALLLQKM; encoded by the coding sequence ATGAAACTTGCTCACAACAACAAGATTACTAACACTACAATTAACACTGCGATTGTTAAAAATAAAATCCTTAAGAATAAAATTATTGCAAATCTTTTTCTTTTATTTGCTTTTTTAATTTTTATTATATCTTATACGATTCATATTTCGAACTTTTGGATATTTATACTGCAAAGAGCCTCCGCCGCCGCTCTTATCGGCGGAATCGCCGACTGGTTTGCCGTTACGGCGCTGTTCAAATATCCGCTGGGTCTTCATATTCCTCATACAAATATCATTAAAAACAATAAAGAAAAAATTATTAATTCTATAACTAATACCGTCAATGATACGTGGCTTGGGAAGAATTATCTGGCAGCCGAAATAAACAGAATAGATTTTTCCGATATTTTACTAAAAATTATTCAAAAAGATAAAAACAGAAATAAAGCGAGATTGTACTTGAGAAAATTAATTATAAAATTTATTCATTTTACTAAATCAGACAGGTTTAAGAATTTTTTATATGAAAATATTAATAAAGCATTAGATAAAACTTTATCAGATGAAAATATATCAAATAATATAATAGGCAAATTAGCTTTGTTTATAGAATCAGGCGATTCTGATTACATTTATAATAGTTTAATCAATTATGTAAATAATTATATAAAAACATATGATACCGATAATCTTTCGAAAAGAATTACAGACCTGTATTCTGATGAATTTATAAACACTATAAAATTTGCGGGGGCTCGGATAATAAATGAAAATTTTAACGACGGCATTAATAATTTAAGCGATTTTATAATTTCAAATATAGAAGAAAACAAATCTTATTTAAAAGAACAGATTGGAGATTTAATTGAAAAATATAAAAGCGATTCTGCAGTAAAAAGTATTTTTTTATTTGTTGCAGAAAAGACAAATATTTTAGATATTGAGCTTTTATCTAATGAAATTATAGCAAAAATAATAGATTTTATTAAAGAAATAAAAAACAATGAGAATAATGAAGTAAGATTAAAAATAAAAGATTATATTTTTAATACGCTAAATAATATTGATAAAACTTCGCAGGATAAAATTTTAAATACTATAGAAATGATGCTAAATGCAAATGCAGACAAAATAAAAGATTATTTAATAAATTATTTAAATAAAGATGAACAAAAAGAAATTATTAAGAATAAGCTTTCCAATTTTATAAATGCGGAAGGATTAAATGTTATCAACCGGTTTAAAGACCCGTTAAAAAACCGGCTGCGCGCAATAATAATAAATTTTATAGGCGCAATATCGGAATACAATAAAAAATATATCGTCAATAAAAAATTATTTAAAGAAAAATTTGATTATTTTTTTATTTTAATTCAGGATGAAATATTAAAAAACCATGATAAAGTTAATATTTTTTTAAAAACTAATGTTGTATATCTAATGAAAATCAACCATTCAACTATAGGTAAACTTATAAAAAGAAATTTAGAAAGTCTTGACGGCGATAAATTAGTAAATCAAATAGAATATAAAATCGGGAACGACTTGCAATATATAAGAATCAACGGCGCTTTAGTTGGTTCTGTTATAGGAACGATTATAGCGCTTATCGCTCTGCTGCTGCAAAAAATGTAA
- a CDS encoding DUF2784 family protein gives MLTHEDFAELSGIVLYFHLAVILFIIFGFIAVPFGAKFKKKFIYEFWWRLTHLAAMVVVAVQAMLGKACFLTYIQSDLLESAGKKGYTVPFIQTYIDRIIYHNFPIWMFSIVYIFLFLYTLYLWFKFPPKIKASS, from the coding sequence ATGTTGACTCATGAAGATTTTGCAGAATTATCAGGTATTGTTTTATATTTTCATCTTGCCGTAATTTTGTTTATCATTTTTGGTTTTATAGCCGTTCCGTTTGGCGCTAAATTTAAGAAGAAATTTATATACGAATTCTGGTGGCGTCTTACGCATCTCGCGGCAATGGTGGTGGTTGCCGTTCAGGCGATGCTCGGTAAAGCCTGTTTTTTAACCTACATTCAGAGCGACTTGCTGGAAAGCGCCGGTAAAAAAGGATATACCGTACCTTTTATTCAAACTTATATTGATAGAATTATATATCATAATTTTCCAATTTGGATGTTTTCAATAGTATATATATTCTTATTTCTATATACGTTATATCTATGGTTTAAATTTCCTCCTAAAATTAAGGCAAGTTCATAA
- a CDS encoding cytochrome-c peroxidase encodes MLIQRRFLLFAAAMIFMLSCVIIAAKNVYAVNLKSFILKPVPIPKNNPQTKEKIKLGKMLFFDNRLSGDGSLSCASCHVPAAGFTTPTRLSLSYPTTMHWRHTPSVIDSGYLKFLFWDGRATSLEQQALGPISTPFEMNKHIHYLTAELYEIPVYRKMFRQVFHAKNIITQKMVAEAIASFERTIVVTKTPFYSYIKGNKHAMSKKAIAGFKLFIGKASCIRCHYGPVFTDNKFHALGVPPLHLTGKTAKLVAVTRHYFTYVNAHLKNSNKIKRDLGRYLITHKKSDMYKFVTPSLIDIGEIGPYYMHNGSIKGLLNVVKFFNKGGGNIPNKSKLIKPLHLTLKQEYEIVAFLKSLDGPKFNITSPKLPHFINK; translated from the coding sequence ATGCTTATTCAGAGACGATTTTTATTATTTGCTGCGGCGATGATTTTCATGCTTTCTTGCGTGATAATTGCTGCTAAAAATGTGTATGCTGTTAATTTAAAAAGCTTTATTTTAAAGCCTGTTCCAATTCCCAAAAATAACCCGCAGACTAAGGAAAAAATAAAATTGGGCAAGATGCTGTTTTTTGATAACAGATTGTCCGGCGACGGCAGTTTGTCATGTGCATCCTGTCATGTTCCAGCCGCCGGTTTTACGACCCCTACGAGACTTTCTTTGTCATATCCTACGACTATGCACTGGCGTCACACCCCTTCTGTGATAGATTCAGGGTATCTTAAGTTTTTATTTTGGGACGGCAGAGCGACATCGCTTGAACAACAGGCACTGGGTCCAATATCGACACCGTTTGAAATGAATAAGCATATTCACTATCTGACGGCGGAACTTTACGAAATTCCTGTTTACAGAAAAATGTTCAGACAGGTATTTCACGCTAAAAATATTATTACACAGAAAATGGTAGCTGAAGCGATAGCATCTTTTGAGAGAACTATAGTCGTCACTAAAACCCCGTTTTACAGTTATATAAAAGGCAATAAACATGCGATGTCAAAAAAAGCTATAGCCGGATTTAAATTATTTATCGGGAAAGCTTCATGTATCAGATGTCATTACGGACCTGTGTTTACCGATAATAAATTTCATGCGTTGGGAGTGCCGCCTCTTCATCTTACGGGCAAAACCGCAAAACTTGTCGCAGTTACGAGGCATTATTTTACATATGTAAACGCGCATCTGAAAAATTCAAACAAAATTAAACGGGACCTCGGCAGATATTTAATAACGCATAAAAAATCGGACATGTATAAATTTGTCACGCCGAGCCTTATAGATATAGGAGAAATAGGACCGTATTATATGCATAACGGAAGTATAAAAGGTCTTTTGAATGTAGTAAAATTTTTTAATAAAGGCGGCGGAAATATACCGAATAAATCAAAATTAATTAAACCGCTGCATCTTACTTTAAAACAGGAATATGAAATAGTTGCTTTTTTGAAATCTTTGGACGGGCCAAAATTTAATATAACTTCGCCAAAATTACCGCATTTTATTAACAAATAG
- a CDS encoding DMT family transporter: MKYIKKPDKLNYLWIAFLTFFAIFGFAVNSLLARIALHNSVLSPLTYSLLRLGSGAVTLFLIISYKQIKLPKPNYLSAFALFVYAFCFSVGYIEIGVAVGALLVFSAVQFTIIGNAILIHKEKLFLLQWLGVIISMGGFILLVYKGLSVPKNFIGYFGAAMMIISGIGWGIYTLKGKFERQYLLRTASNFIHSLIYFIPFIIIFAFFKNGFINLQYINTPYIYLKPIILGVLSGTIFSALFYVLWYKVVKKLSRVLSSSVQLLTPAVAAILGIILLNEKISLNFFISAILILGGIIFVVLKEKTTEVREEIIEDLEETFDK; the protein is encoded by the coding sequence ATGAAATATATAAAAAAACCGGATAAGTTAAATTATTTATGGATTGCTTTTCTGACTTTTTTTGCAATTTTTGGATTTGCAGTCAACAGTCTGCTTGCCAGAATTGCGCTGCATAATAGCGTATTAAGTCCATTGACCTACAGTTTGCTGCGTCTTGGAAGCGGAGCGGTAACGCTTTTTTTAATAATTTCTTATAAACAGATTAAACTTCCGAAACCAAATTATTTATCGGCATTTGCATTATTTGTATATGCGTTTTGTTTTTCTGTAGGATATATTGAAATTGGCGTCGCAGTCGGAGCTCTTCTTGTGTTTTCCGCCGTTCAATTCACAATAATTGGAAATGCAATATTAATTCATAAAGAAAAACTTTTTTTATTGCAATGGTTAGGCGTTATAATTTCAATGGGAGGTTTTATTCTGCTAGTATATAAAGGCTTATCCGTTCCTAAAAATTTTATCGGGTATTTCGGGGCTGCCATGATGATTATTTCCGGAATAGGGTGGGGAATTTATACATTAAAAGGTAAATTTGAAAGACAATATTTATTAAGGACAGCATCTAATTTTATCCATTCCTTAATTTATTTCATTCCTTTTATAATAATATTTGCGTTTTTCAAAAATGGATTTATTAATTTGCAATATATTAATACGCCTTATATTTATTTAAAGCCGATAATTTTAGGTGTATTGTCTGGAACAATATTTTCGGCGCTATTTTATGTGCTATGGTATAAGGTAGTAAAAAAATTATCCCGTGTTTTATCATCGTCTGTTCAGTTATTGACGCCCGCAGTAGCGGCAATTTTAGGCATAATATTGTTAAACGAAAAAATATCGTTAAATTTCTTCATTTCTGCTATTTTAATATTAGGAGGTATTATATTCGTCGTACTTAAAGAAAAAACAACGGAAGTAAGGGAAGAGATCATTGAAGATTTAGAAGAAACATTTGATAAATGA
- a CDS encoding sulfite exporter TauE/SafE family protein, translating into MDILNIVILSITGIIVGAATGLIGASGVIIVVPVLAFIFNVPVSIAIGTSLLIDVIVSFSVTATYAFKKRVNYRIGIPTIIGAVVGAQLGAYISVSMPQRLLEIIFGVFMLLMGAFFLKTKGKYQEKRVFHFKSPRINFIIILIFGFIIGILAGLLGTSGGVLYMLVYIIVFGLAIKDSIGTSTLVMIIAALSGAIGYIALKHINLFDAFFIGIIAIPSGILFAKIAIKSKKETLIIVLGITLLAVGLSMMFH; encoded by the coding sequence ATGGATATTTTAAACATAGTTATACTTTCTATAACGGGAATAATAGTCGGCGCAGCGACGGGTCTTATAGGGGCGTCCGGAGTTATAATAGTCGTTCCCGTGCTTGCTTTTATATTTAATGTACCCGTTTCAATAGCAATAGGCACAAGCCTTTTAATTGACGTTATAGTCTCGTTTTCGGTAACGGCAACGTACGCTTTTAAAAAAAGAGTTAATTATCGCATCGGCATACCTACAATTATAGGAGCGGTAGTAGGCGCTCAGCTTGGCGCATATATTTCGGTCAGCATGCCGCAGAGGCTTTTAGAAATTATATTCGGTGTATTTATGCTGTTAATGGGTGCTTTTTTCTTAAAAACAAAAGGAAAATATCAAGAAAAAAGAGTTTTTCATTTTAAAAGCCCACGCATAAATTTTATAATTATACTTATTTTTGGTTTTATCATAGGGATTCTTGCAGGTCTTCTCGGCACAAGCGGCGGCGTATTATATATGCTTGTATATATTATAGTCTTTGGATTAGCAATAAAAGATTCCATCGGAACATCAACACTTGTTATGATTATAGCCGCATTAAGCGGCGCTATCGGCTATATCGCCTTAAAACATATAAATTTATTTGACGCATTTTTTATAGGTATTATTGCGATTCCTTCAGGAATTTTGTTTGCAAAAATAGCAATCAAAAGCAAAAAAGAAACGCTTATTATTGTTTTAGGGATTACTTTGCTCGCAGTAGGGCTTTCAATGATGTTTCATTAA